From a single Fusobacterium ulcerans ATCC 49185 genomic region:
- a CDS encoding MerR family transcriptional regulator → MYKIGLFSQITKTTIKALRYYDEVGLLKPSIINKENNYRYYTTEQLYTLHKILCLKQMGFSISEISTILNNDNIKQIINRKKINLEKEIACLVDQLTRLNNFSNENIKGDGFMNYQAAIKNTPECIVYYKKLSIANYNDYFKVIPQIGKEVIEANPDLKCMIPEYCFIQYLDDEYKEQNFSIEYCEAVTKFGKETESIKFKRLPSILVVSTLHKGDYNNLRDAYNYLFSWINKNNYECVDKVREVYIDGIWNKKSKEEWLTELQIPVRKL, encoded by the coding sequence TTGTATAAAATAGGCTTGTTTTCACAAATAACAAAAACAACTATAAAAGCATTAAGGTATTATGATGAAGTAGGATTATTAAAACCCTCTATAATTAATAAAGAAAATAATTATAGATACTACACAACGGAGCAATTATATACTCTTCATAAAATATTATGCTTAAAACAAATGGGATTTTCTATATCTGAAATTTCTACAATTTTAAATAATGATAATATCAAACAAATAATAAATAGAAAAAAAATTAACTTGGAAAAAGAAATAGCATGTTTAGTGGATCAACTTACAAGGTTAAACAATTTTTCTAATGAAAATATAAAAGGAGATGGTTTTATGAATTATCAAGCAGCTATAAAAAATACACCTGAATGTATTGTTTATTACAAAAAGTTATCAATAGCAAATTATAATGATTATTTTAAAGTTATTCCACAGATAGGCAAAGAAGTAATAGAAGCAAATCCAGATTTAAAATGTATGATTCCAGAATACTGTTTTATTCAATACTTAGATGATGAATATAAAGAGCAGAATTTTAGTATTGAATATTGTGAAGCTGTAACAAAATTTGGAAAAGAAACAGAATCAATAAAATTTAAAAGGCTCCCAAGTATTTTAGTTGTATCAACATTACATAAAGGAGATTACAATAATTTAAGAGATGCATATAATTACCTTTTTTCATGGATAAATAAGAATAATTATGAATGTGTTGATAAAGTAAGAGAAGTTTACATAGATGGAATATGGAATAAAAAAAGTAAAGAAGAATGGTTAACAGAATTACAGATTCCTGTAAGGAAATTATAA